The Macaca thibetana thibetana isolate TM-01 chromosome 11, ASM2454274v1, whole genome shotgun sequence genome window below encodes:
- the LOC126931140 gene encoding olfactory receptor 10A7, whose protein sequence is MICENHTRVTEFILLGFTNNPEMQVSLFILFLAIYTVTLLGNFLIVTVTSVDPALQTPMYFFLRNLSLLEVCFTLVMVPKMLVDLVSPRKIISFVGCGTQMYFFFLFGSSECFLLSMMAYDRFVAICNPLRYSVIMNRSLCWWMAMGSWMSGVPVSMLQTAWMMALPFCGPNAVDHFFCDGPPVLKLVTVDTTMYEMQALASTLLFIMFPFSLILVSYTRIIITILRMSSATGRQKAFSTCSSHLIVVSLFYGTASLTYLRPKSNQSPESKKLVSLSYTVITPMLNPIIYSLRNNEVKGAAKRTITQKVLQKLDVF, encoded by the coding sequence ATGATCTGTGAAAATCACACCAGGGTCACTGAATTTATTCTTCTTGGTTTTACAAACAACCCCGAGATGCAAGTTTCcctctttattttgttcctgGCCATTTATACAGTCACTTTGTTGGGCAACTTTCTTATTGTCACAGTTACCAGTGTGGATCCCGCACTTCAAACACCCATGTACTTCTTTCTTCGAAATCTATCACTTCTTGAAGTATGTTTCACCTTGGTTATGGTGCCAAAGATGCTTGTAGATCTAGTGTCCCCAAGAAAAATCATCTCTTTTGTGGGCTGTGGTACCCAGATGTACTTCTTCTTCTTATTCGGCAGTTCTGAATGTTTCCTTCTCTCCATGATGGCTTATGATCGCTTTGTGGCCATCTGTAACCCTCTCCGTTATTCAGTCATAATGAACAGGTCCCTATGCTGGTGGATGGCCATGGGTTCTTGGATGTCCGGTGTTCCTGTGTCTATGCTACAGACGGCTTGGATGATGGCCCTGCCTTTCTGTGGACCAAATGCCGTGGACCACTTTTTCTGTGATGGTCCCCCAGTGTTAAAACTAGTCACAGTGGATACAACCATGTATGAAATGCAAGCACTTGCCTCCACACTCCTGTTTATCatgtttcccttttctctcattttggtTTCCTACACCCGCATTATCATAACAATTCTGAGGATGTCCTCTGCCACTGGTCGCCAGAAGGCATTTTCTACTTGTTCCTCACACCTCATTGTGGTGTCCCTCTTCTATGGAACAGCCAGTCTGACCTACCTGCGGCCCAAATCAAACCAGTCTCCTGAGAGCAAGAAGCTAGTGTCATTGTCCTACACTGTCATCACACCTATGCTAAACCCCATCATCTACAGCCTGAGGAACAATGAAGTGAAAGGGGCTGCCAAGAGGACAATCACTCAAAAAGTCTTACAGAAGTTAGATGtgttttga